The segment AATCCAAGTTCATCAACACTAGCAAAAGTAGCAAAGTTAAGAATAAGTCCGATGTTTAACCCTTCAGGTGTTTCGATAGGACAAATTCTTCCATAGTGAGTTGAGTGAACGTCACGAACTTCAAATTGAGCTGTATCACGGTTAAGACCACCAGGCCCAAGTGATGTAACTCTACGTTTATTTGAAACCTCTGCAAGTGGGTTAATTTGGTCCATGAATTGTGAAAGTTTTGAAGAGTTAAAGAAAGTTTTCATTTGATTTGTAACAAGCTTGTTATTTGTAACGTTTTTAGCTGTTACTTTGGCAGTTTCTTTAGCTCCCATACGTTCACGAGTTGTTTTTTCAAGTTTTGCAAGTGCAACACTTAATTGACCTTCAAGAAGTTCTCCAACTGAAACGATACGTTTGTTTGTAAGTGAATCTGGATCATCATCTTGTCCAATTCCAACTGTTAAGTTAAAGTAGTAACCAATTGCTGCAATAATATCTGAAATAAGTAAGTGTGATTCAACTGACTTAGGATCATTACCAATAACAATAACTGGTTCTTTTTCACGATTTACCATTCATTTTTTGTTTGGGTAAACTTTAACTTTAATAATTCTGATTCTTCTTAATAATTCAGGGTAAAGTGAACTAACTTTGTGGTAAATAAGTTCAGCATTAGCTCCTTCGATTTTTTCTGAGGCTACTAAACCTAACTCAAAACTTTCTTGAATTTTCTTAGCAAGTTCATATGTAATAAAAGTGTTTTTCTCAAAAAGAATTTCACCTTTTTTGTTTTTAATGTTCTCAGCTAAGTATGTATTAGCAATACGGTCTACAAGAGAAAGTTTTTTGTTAAGCATATATCTACCGGTTGTAGATAAGTTGTAACGTTTTTTGTCAAAAAGCATTCCTGGAAGAAGTGATTTTTTAGCTTCTTCTGAAATACGATCACCTTTTCTAAGTCCTCTGAATAATTCTTCTTGACATAAATCTGTAAGTTCTTCTTTTGTAAAGCTTGAACTTGAGTTGATAATTTTATCTTTTTTAAGAGTCTCTTCTAAAAGTGGGTATTTACCAAAAATTGAGTAAATATCTTTTTCATCAAATCCAAATGCTCCTAAGAATGTACCTAAGTTAACATTTTTGTTCTTGTCGATTTTTACTTTAACTGCATCAAGTGTAGCTGTTGTAACTTTGTGAGACACTTCAATTCAAGATCCAATTCTAGGTAAAATTTCTACCTTGTTGAAAAGGTCATCTGATTGTTTGTTACGTACACTAAGTCCAAAGTAAGCTCCTGGTGAACGAATAAGCTGACTTACAATAACTTTTTCACTACCATTGATGATAAAACTTCCACCAGAAGTCATATATGGAATTTCTCCAATTAAAACATCATCAATTTTAGTTTCTCCAGTTGCTGAAACCTCTTTTTTAAGAGTTGCAAAAATTTTGGCACTAAAGTTAATTCCTTTAGCTTTACATTTTTTAATCTCTTCACCTTCACTTGTAATTTTTTTGAAAGGGTATTCAATTTTAAGTGAGTTTTTAACATAATCAAGTTTTACCGATTTGTTTGCAGCTTCAATTGGATACACTTCCATTAAAAGTTCCTGAATTCTTTTGGTCATAAAAAGTTCAAAACTATCTTTACTTGTTTTAAGAATATCAAAAACAGGAAGTGATTGTTTTGTTAATGAATAATCACGTCTTTCTGTTTTAGGACCGAATTTACGAACTTTATAATTAGTTGCCTTCATAAACATTCCTTTCTATAAAATGATTAAAAGGATGCTACGCATCCATAAAGTAAATAAATTTTACCATAAAAAGGTAAATATAGACTAGAAAATTTTAAGTTTATTTATAGTGAATTTTTCGCTTCTTTTTAAGCCATAGATTATAGTGATTTTAAGATCCAATTTGGCTTTTAAATTTCTTACAAAAATTTGCGCAGTTCGCCTTTGATTTTTTTGTAAGATTTCTTTTTTAGATTTTTTTGGAAATTTTTTTCAAAAATTCCTAAGACTTTTCACCTTTAAAAGCAATCAAAAAACACGTATAAAACGTGCTTTTTGATTAGTGAATTTTTCTAATTTTGTAACTAACTACTTCTAAGAAAATGAAAAAACAAATTAGTGGTAAAAATAAAGGGATAATTTGACCATAAAGTTCTTTGTTTTGGTAATGAGCGTAAATCGAACCCATTCCTATTGGCATAAAAATTCCAAAAGTAACAGCATCTCGGCACGCACCTTCAAATTCAAAAAACATTAAGGCAATTAAATCATGTTTAATTGCACGGAACTTGAATTTCATAAAAACAAAAAAGTTTGAATGCCCTACCCGTTTCATTGTGGTTATTTCTTTTTGGTTAATCGCGTTAAAGCTTTCAGCAATTTTTCTTGAAAGCGATCTAAAAACGCTAAAAGCAATTAAGAATGTCATAAGACCAGAAGCATTGGTTAAATCAATAAATAAATAATACAAAACAACAATAGGGATAATTCTAAAAGCAATTAATAAAACTTTTAAAGGTAAATGAACGTAACTCTTCTGGTTTTTTTCACTAATTAAATAACCATATAAAATAGCAAAAATAGTTCCTAAGAAAGTTGCTGTATAACCCTGAAAAATAACGATTAAAGTGTAATAAAACGGTGTTTTATCATCATGATATTTTGAAAAATCAAAACTGAAAAAGTCTGCTAAATAAATTTTAAAAGCATGATAATCAAAAGAACTAGCTTGAAAATCAAATAGACAAGATACACATAAAATAAGCATTAAAAAAAGGAATAAATACTTAATAATTCTTCTTCAGTTATATTTAAAGGAAGTAGGAACTTTGGTATCAAAATTAATTGATGAAGATTCAAATAAAACCTTATTAAAAAATAGCATAATAAGCTCTAAAATAAGAATTGAAAGTAGCATTATTGCAAGGGAAATACCTAAAAATTGCATTTTATCTGGAAGGTAGTTTTTATAAAATCACCCAACCCCGATAATACCTAATTTCCCTAAAATACTGGTTCATCTTAAGTTAGATTCAAATGAATAAATAAAAAATAAAAGAACTTTGTTTTTTAATTGTCCTAAGACATTAATTCGAAATGATTGAAACTTTGACATTCCCCCACGAATAGATTGTCAATATTTAAAATAATCTAAATTAGAAAATAATTCACTAAGATATCTTGTTAATCATAATCATGTAAATCAAGCAATAATTAAAGTAGCTGCTAACGATCCTTTAAAACCACTTTGAAAAAATGAGAATAAAATAAGCACTGGAAAAGCTCTTAAAAAGCCACAAAAGAACTTATTTAGAAGCGAAAATCATTTGCGTCTGTGCAGCTCACTAGTTGAAAGATAAGCACTAAAAAACGCCATTGAAAAGCCTATAAAATTACCTAAAGCAACATATTTAAGTGTTACTCATAGGTATTTTAGGTTCCTAACTCATAAATTCTCTCCAGGGAAATTAAATTCATCATGACTTAAAAAAGAAAAAAGTTTATGTAACTTTTCCTTAAAATAGACACTGCCACCTTTTGCAAACTGGAAAGTGTCAAAATAAACCATACCAAAAATAAATAAAGCAATTGAAGTGAGTAAAACAAAATAGAAAATATACTTTTTCCACTTTCAAAGAATGTATTTTTCTCTTAAAGTAGTAAAGTGGTGTGCTTTGTGAAAAATTCTATTTAAAAAACTCATAGAAATTTTCTTTATTAAAGTCTTTTTGTTCAATTACTTTAGCGATATGACCATCTACAAACACAATTAATTTATCGCAGTATCTTTTAGCAAGCTCAAGGTCATGTAGTGCTAAAATTACTGCTTTGTTTTCATTAGTAAAAAGCCTAAAGTCTTCTAATACAATTTCAGCATTGTGAATATCTAAATTAGAAACTGGTTCATCAGCAAGAATGATTTTGGAATTTTCAAAAAGAGCAACAGCAATACTAATTCTTTGTTTTTGTCCACCGCTTAATTTTTTAACTGGAACAAAAGTTTTTTCTTGAATATTTAGAGATTTTAAAATGGCATAAAGTCTTTCGCGTTCTTCTTTATTAATGTAATTAAAGAAATTTGCAAAAGGATTTTTGTATTTTCGATATAACCTAAGAACATTAGTGAAAACATCATCACTTTCTACTAAATTAGGATCTTGCGTAATGTAACTAATTTCTTTTTTATCTTCTCTTGTGATGTTTTTGTTGTTTTTTCCAAATACAAAAACATCACCTGTTGTAATTAAACTAGGATCTAAAATTGCATTAATTGTTGTTGTTTTTCCAGCACCTGAAGGGCCGATAAATCCAATGATTTGACCTTCAAATACTTCTAAATTTAGCTCATCTAAAAGAGTAATTCCGTCTTTTACATAAGAAACATTTTTAAATTCGACTATAGGTTTTTTCATATATAAAGTTTATCTTATTTTGAAGATCTTTCATACATTTCAAGCACTGACTTAGCATTATCTTCAACAATTGAGTAACCATTAAATCCTTGGTAATCTCCTCAAGTGTTTTTATTTGCTTCCATCATTTTAACAAAAGCTTTTGCTACAGCATCTTGAACTTTTTTAGGCACTCTTTTGTTAAATACACCTAAGTTATAAGGTAATGGGTTAGTTAATGTTAAAATTTCTAATTTCTCACCTTCGATTTTTGGAGTGTATCTGTCTGCTTTTTTTACAGATGTATATCCAAAACTTCCTTGGTTATCAAAAAGAATTTTCTTATCACTGTGTTTTGTTTGTCAATCTTTGATTGATCCATTTGTAAAATCTCTTGAATGATCTGCAAGCTCTTTTCCAAGAGTTGTGAATGCATTTCCTTCTTTATTAAAATGAAGTTTTAATAAGTTTTGTGGTAATAAATATTTACTTCCTGAATCTGGGTCTCCATGAACAATACCAAATGATCTAAATTTTTCTCAATCTTTATCATTTCAGGCTTTTTTGATCGCAGCTCTTGTTGCATCATCTCCGGAAATTCAAATCATCCCTCTTTGGAAACGAACTTTTTCTGTTGGGCTTTGATATTGATCTGTGTGGATTACACCGTTAAAGTTAGTTCACTGCGCGAATGGTTTTTCATTAAATTTATCTGATTCGATTTTAGCTACTTTTCTTAAGTAATCATTTTCTAATGTTCCATCTGTGTAGTACCCTTCTTGAGTATCACCTAAGAAAGTATTAGTTAATGTTTGAACCCTAACATCAAGTTTGTCAAGATTATTTTTTAAAGCACCTGCTGCCACGAACGCAAAATCTACTCCATCTGCGTTTTGTCCACCTTTTTTAAGAGCGGCGATTGTGCTTGTTTTATCTAATGTTGAATTAGATTTAAACACTACATCATATCCAGCTTCTTTTAATTCTTTGCTGAAGTATTCTTTGAATTCTCCATATACCTTTTCATCAGTTACTTCACTACTTTCTAAAGCAACATAAAGTGTTTTAAAATTTGTTTCTTGGTTTTGACAAGCCACAAATAGTGGTAATGGAGCTAGTACAACAGCTCCTAAACTAAGTTTTTTAAAAAATTTCATAAAAAAATCCTCTCCTGGACAGGCGAGGAAAATAAAATACCGACTCGCTCCGCTAGCATTACCTAGTTCAGCTTCTAAGAGTATTTCTCAGCTTGTAAAATTACAAGCACCCCTGTCCTTACGTATATTATACTAAAAAGTGCATATATCCTAATTAAACCATATACTTTTTATGCTTTTTGCAGGTATTTTTAAAGATTTTTTTATTTTTGAGATGTTTTTAATTATTTAGTAACCAAAACAAAGAAAAAAACACACTATAAATTCGGTAATTAATCCAAATTATAGTGTGTTAAATTGTTATTGTTAAATTATTATTTATCTTTTTTGTTTACTTCACTATTTCTAACCATATTTTGCGCTTTAAAGTTTTTGTAAGCAATAACTTTAACTACAAATGGGTTTACATATTTTTGAGTAATTCCTTGGACAAATAAATAGAATACTGGCGCCATTAAATCACCAAAAATCATGGCAATAGTTGCACTCTTAATTGAAGTGCTGAATTGAGTTCATGAAACAAGAGTCTTTGTGACTGTTTCAGTTTTACCTTCACCTAATACATTTGTTATTGATTTTGAAATATAAGCGCCTTCTTTTCCGCTTTGGTGAATTAAAATAGGTAATTGTTGAGCAAATCCTCTAGCTGGATTAATTGCTGCTGTACCACCTAAAATCCCCATTCAAACACTTAATGAAATAATGAACATAATCATTAAATCTCTGTATTTGTCATTAATGTTAGGTGAGAAGATTGGGAAAAGTAAAATTGCTGTCATTACCATTTCAATAAAGAAGATTCATACGCTACCAATAGAAACTTTAGTTTCATATGGTAATTTTTCAGCATTTTCAATTAATGATCAAGACTTTTCAAAAGCATTGTATGCATCAATTGGTGAATTTGGAAGACCTTGTGCATGCTTAGTTGTTAAAAGACCAACTCCATAAATAATTAATCCAGCTGTAATTGCTCCTAAAACTTGGATAAATAATTTATAAAGTGTGTATCAACCCGTGTTAGTTCCGTTAAGGAAACGAGTAAGTGTAACTGATGGGTTTAAGTCACAACTTCATCTAAGGAAGATGAAAAGCACAATTCCTACAGCTATATAACCTGCATAAAATCCTACAATAATTGGGTGAAGGAAAAAGTGTTCAATAACTTTTTCACTTGTTACAAAAATACTTAATCCAGCAAGTAAAAGTGAAATTGTAATAGTTCCAAAATATTCTGAAAAACCATGAATAATTCAAGTTTTTAGATCTTTTGGTTTTTGAGCATTAGCTCTTTTTTCTTTAGCTAACTTGAAAAAATCAAAAATACCAAACTTTTCGCTATTGTCAACTGTTGTCATATAATTATCCGTTCTTTATTCTTCCGTTATCCATAATTCTTAATGCGTGTTCAAAGTTACCTTTTTGCGCATTATCAGCATTATCAAGAGTTGCTTTAGCAATTTGTGTTAAAGCAAGATCAGTTAAAAATGCTTGGTGAGATGTAATGATTACATTTGGTAAATCGATAAGTTCTTTTCATTCAGGGTCAAGTTTCATAAGATCATTTTTTCTATCTGAAACATCTTCGTAGAATCTTCCTTCTTCTCTTTCAAGAACATCTGTTGCAAGTCCACGAAGTTTACCATCTTTAAGCCCTTTTAAGACAGCTTTAATGTCTAAAAGTTCTCCACGAGCTGTATTAACAATCACAGCTCCTTTTTTCATGACTTTAACTGCTTCTTCATCAATTAAGTATCTTGTTGAAGAAAGAAGTGGAGCATGAATTGACACAAAATCACTTTGTTTAAGTAATTCTGTAATTGATGTAAATTCAAAACCAAGTTCATTTGCTAAGTTAGGAAATTTTTCAGCTGCGTATGAGTCAAATACTAATACTTTAGCTCCAAGCCCTTTAGCAATTTTAATAAAACATTGTCCAATTTTTCCAGCACCAACAACACCAATTGTTGAGTTGTTAATGCAAAGACCATCAAGTCCATCAAGTGAGAAATTGTAATCTCTAACTCTATCATTTGCAATGATGATATTTCTGTTAAGTGTCATCATTAATGAAGCTGCAAATTCAGCAACTGATTCAGCTGAGTAGTTGAAAATTCTAAATACTTCAATCCCAAGTTCATTTGCTTTTCTAATGTCAACTTTGTTGTATCCCATTGATCTTTGAAGTCAAACTTTAATCCCCATTTTTGCTAAAACTTCTAAGATAACTTTGTCTCCATAAGTGTTAACAAAACCACAAACTGCATCAAAACCTTCAGCTTTTTTTACAGTATTTAAATTAAGATTTTCTTTAAAATATGTAATTTCGTGACGACCATTATTGTATTTATCAAAATATTTTTTATCATATTCTTTAGCATCGAAAAAAGCTATTTTCATATTATCGTCCCTCCTAAAAATAGTTAATTGCGTTATTAATTGTTTTATGCTAATTATATTTAATTATTATTAATAATACAAAATATGTAAACTTGTAGAAAAAAAATGTGGAATTTTTCCACTATAAAATAATTTTTTTATATTAATAATGTAGGGAGAAAAAATGAATACAGTTTTACTTTATTTAACGCATTATTTAAAAACAAATTATTTGCAAATTTACAAAAATTTACTCAGACCAAATCAAATTGAAATTGAAAGTTTGAAAAAAGTAGAAAGTGAATATTTCATACAAAAAATTGAGTTTTTTACAATTTTTGATGTTTTTTATCCAAAGTCACTCCTTATTTGCAAGAATGTTCCAATGGTATTTTTTTACAAAGGAGATCTGTCAATTTTAGAAAAATACTCAAAAGTTTATCTGATTAATGAAATTCAAAATGTCCAAACTGAAGAAATTTTAAATGACATTATTTTGAAAAACAAGAAAAATTGTGCATTTGTTTTGTGCGGGTATAAGCAAGAAAGGGATCTTGAAGAAAAATTAAAAGCAAATAATTGTAAAATAATTTACTTTTGTGCTAGTGGTTTAGATCAAATAAATCACTTGGAAAAAGATAATCCAAATTATTTCTTTATTTCACCATTCCCAATCAAAACTCACCCTAAAAAGGAATATTTTTACATCAATAATTTTCTTGCTGCAGCTTTTGCTAACTCACTAATTTTTATCTCTTCTGAAAAAGAAAGTAAAGCTAATAATTTGGTTAATTGCTTCCTGAATTTAGGTAAGGAAATTTATTGCTTTCCTGCCCAAAACTTAGAAGATGGAAATAACGAATTAATTAAATCAGGAGCTAATTTAATTACTAAAATTGAAGAAGCAATAAAAAATAACCCCTAAGGGTTATTTATTTAATATATTAGTTTTGTTTTTCAGGGTAAACAGAAACAAATTTTCTATTTCTTCTGCATTCGTATTTTACGTAACCATCAATTAATGTGTAAAGTGTATCGTCTCCACCTCTTTTTACATTGTTACCTGGAAAAATTTTTGTACCTCTTTGACGGTAAATAATTGATCCAGCTGTTGCAAATTGTCCATCACCTAACTTAGCACCTAATCTCTTACTGTGGCTATCACGACCATTACGGGTAGAACCACCGGCTTTTGTTTTTGCCATTTTCTAAGTACCTACTATCCTAAAATTTCTGTAATTTTAATTCTTGTATATGGTTGACGGTGTCCAAGTTTTCTTTTGTGAGTAGATTTTGCATTGTGACGGTAAACAACGATTTTTTTAGCTTTACCTTGTTTTTCGATTACACCTGATACTTTTGCATTTGTTAAATAAGGTCTACCAACTTGATCATTTACTACTAATACTTTATCAAAAGTAACAACTGATCCTTCTTCGCCTTCTAATTTTTCAACGAAGATTGTTTGATCTTTTTTAACTAAAATTTGTTTTCCACCTGTTTCGATAATTGCGAACATGCATTACCTCCATTTTGTGGCTCGTCTTTAAGGTGTTGCTTAGCAATCTTTAAAACCTTTTTAGAACGGTTACAAAAAAGTAACATTAGTATTATAAAAGAAATTATGAAAAAGCATAATGAAAAAAGTGCAAATTATGCACTTAAATTGGATTAAAAAACTGAATAATAATCTAATGTATCCTGAGTTTCCAAGTTACAACCTGTAAAAAAACGAATACATCTACTATATAGACGTATTCGTTTTTTTGTCTTAAAAATTACTAGAACTATTTATCTAGTATGTTGTAAAAATCACTATATATTTTGTTTAACTCTTTGTGTGATGGATCTAAATTATTTGTAATTTCCGATACTACTTCATCATTTACTATTTTTTGAGTTATAGTTATAAGTTTTAAAGCATCTATAAATTTGTTAATTGTAATTTTCTGAATTTCTCCATTTGTTTCATAGAATTTTTTCAGTTTAAAGATTGAATATTTTAGAACAACAAGAGATAAGAAACATAAAAATACATGCGCTAGAATATGCTCTTCTTTATGAACAAAAATAGGTCTAATTTCAAGTGATGATTTTAAAATACGAAAACCTTCTTCTATTTTTCATTGTTGTCTATAAATTTCATTTGCTTTTTCTGCTGATAAATCAAGGATATTTGTTTCTATCATATAAAATCCATCTTGATCAGCTATTTTCTTTATTTTGTCATAGTTTAATCTTCCAACTGTGACACCATCTACATCCATATATTTTCTTTTGTATTCTGGAACCAAATCGCTTAAGCATATTGTTCCGCCAATTGATTTTTTATTAATTCTATCTATAAGGTTTTTTCTTTTTACTTTATCTAATGTTTCTTTTGAAGGACTAAAATAAACAATTTGTTTTCTGTAATTACCATTAAATCTTTTCTTATTTCAAGAAGATTCAATAATTCTTTCTTTAGAAAATATATTATTTATGCACATATAATCTTTATCTTGAACTATAAAGTTTCTTGATTCAGCATTTAAATTATCAATTCGTTTTTGAAATATAAATTTATAACCTTTTTGTTCTAAAAATCTAATGTTTGCACTTTGACTTAACCCTCTATCAGCAATTACAACAACATCTTTTATGTTATAAATTTTCTTCATTTCAACTAAAAATGTTATTAAAGTTTGCGAATCAGCTGTGTTTCCTGGAAAAACTTTGTAGTGAAAGGGAATTCCATTGTTATCTGTGGCCATTGCTATTACGATTTGATCTTCATTGTGTTTTCCATCTTTTGAAAAACCTTTATTTCTTATTCCGCTTCTTGAAAAGCTCTCAAAATAAACTGTTGTATTATCAAAATGTATAACTTTTTCATTTCTATCAGTTAACTTTTTCAATTTATCATAAAGATTTAATAGTATAGTGTTTTTGTTTTCTAAAAAAATATCTAAGTAATTATAAATAGATGACTTTTTAATGTTTAAACCTTGGATAAAGTCATTTTTATTTTTGTATTGACAAATATAACTTCTAGGGAAAATTATTCTTGTTCCTATTATAAATTCGAGCACTTCTTGAAGAGATTTGTGTTTTGAATTTGGTAAAAAACTAAACAATTCTAATTCTTTTATAACTTTATAAATTAAATCGATACCAATGTTTTTAACATTGGTTCGTACTGACATTGGTTCCAATAGTTCAAAAAATTTAGATTTTACAGCTTTTTTATCTGAACTCACTTCTATAAGTTTGGCTAGTGGTTTTATATCTTCCAAACTAGAAAGAGAATATTTTTCTTTAATTTCTTCTCAGTATCCTACACCAACCATTTGACTAATACCTTTACCATAACCATTAGAAACTGCTAAACCAAGATAAGTTCCTTTTGACTTTTTTGTTTTGCATAAAATGTAATTACTCATAATTAAATTATATCATATAGTTTGAGTAGTTTTAGTAAAAAAGATATTTTTTATTAAAAAATACTCATATACTTTAGTATATGAGTATAAATTTTTCCTGATTGCAAAGTTGCTCTTAACTTGGAAACTCAGGATTAGTATTATAAAAGAAATTATGAAAAAGCATAATGAAAAAAGTGCAAATTATGCACTTAAATTGGATTAAAAAACTGAATAATAATCTAATGTATTTGAAGCTTTTTTGACATTGTTATTTCATTTAAATTGAACTAATTTATCTTTAATTTCACCTTCTGGTGCAATTGCACTTTTGATTAGACCCACTAGCGGAGCAATTGAACTAATGATAAGTGGCAAACTTGTTATAAGTGTTGATAATGCAAAACCAGCTTCTGTTTTTAGTTCTTTTTGAGATTCAATTTTTTCTAGTTCATTTAATTTCATATTTCCTCCTATTTTTTATATAAAAAAAGGATTAAAAAGGAGAAAAAAAGAGCAATAAGAATTATTGTTCTACATATTGAGTATTGAATTTTCCGACTATCCCATCAATAACATTGATTGAAATTCAAATATTTGGATCAATTAATTTTAAATCATGAATTAGTGATTTAGCTTCTAAATAAAGAATAACTGTTTCAATTTTGTAGCTGTATTCCCCAGTATATCCAGATTTAAAACGAGTAATTCTGTATGAGTGTCAGTAGTTGATTAATTTAAAGTAAGCCATAATTTGTTTTGGATCGCTAGAAACAATTACTAATGATGTCTTTTTGTATTTTGGATATAAAAGGTTAACAGTTAAATTAGTTGTGATAATGTATGTGAAAGTTGAAAGCTCTCTCATTCCAAAGTAAATTTGTTGTGTTTGAACTTTGGTATCTTGTTTAAGAAGTTCATTGAATTTTACTAAATCAATTGTCCCATTAGGATTAAGTGTAATTTCTTCCGGACTAACTACATAATGCTTTAAATTAGGACTTAAAGCTCCATAAATAATTAAGAAAATACTTGCAGTTACAAAGGAAATAATAGTTAAAACACCACCAATGCTTTTTTTAGATTTAGTTGAAAAGTAGTAAGCTACAATGTCAGTTCCACCTGTTGAACCACCAGCTTTTCATGAAATGGCAATTCCAATTCCAATAAAGAATGAACCAATTGTTCCATATAGTAAAATTGGTCAAGTTTGTCCTTCTTGATATCAAGCTTCTTTTTGTGAAATCACCCTCTCACCAACTGTGAATGAATCTTTAAATCCATCTGGTACAAAGTTAATTTTTGACATGAAAAAATCATGCACTTCAGGAATGGTGAAAACAAGGTTAACTAAAATCTGAGAAATCATAAAGAAAAGAGTTAAATACAAAAAGCTCTTCTTAATTTTTCTTCAATAGAGAATAAATAATGGTAAATTTACCCCAAAGTAAATTAGGGAAAAATATGGTTTTAAAATAGGCAAAAGAATTGTTAAAAGTGTTGGAATACCAGTTAATCCTGAAGGAATTGTATCGGCTCTTAAAAGAAAGAATTGAATTCCGAAGTTAAAGATAATTGCACTAACAATAATCATTAAAATTCTTCTTCAATATCTTTGTCAAAGCTGCGGAATTGTTAATTTATGATTACGATTATTAAAAAGGTACCGTCCCATTTTGTATTTTAAAAAATTAACATCTTCAGTTGCTATATTGATATGGTTGCTATCTCATTCTTGAAAATTATTTTGTAATGAAAAATCTTGAATAATTTGTTTTTTATTACCATTTTTTACACATTTTCAAAATTTATGCTTTTGGAAAATGTTGATTTTCATTTTGTGAGATATATCATCTTGAAGGTTTATAGGTTCTTTTGTTTCTTCATTTTTATCAATGTTATTTTTCATAAAATCTATTTTATCATTTTCTAATTTTTAATGAAAAAATAGAACAAAAATCCAACCTTATTTGGCTGGATTTTCTTTTTGTCGTTTTTCTTTCGAAGCAATTTCCATAATTATCGAAATAAGAGATGTTATGATGAATAAACAAATTCCAATAAAGATAAATGAATCAGCTAAATTT is part of the Mycoplasmopsis gallinacea genome and harbors:
- a CDS encoding IS1634 family transposase, which gives rise to MSNYILCKTKKSKGTYLGLAVSNGYGKGISQMVGVGYWEEIKEKYSLSSLEDIKPLAKLIEVSSDKKAVKSKFFELLEPMSVRTNVKNIGIDLIYKVIKELELFSFLPNSKHKSLQEVLEFIIGTRIIFPRSYICQYKNKNDFIQGLNIKKSSIYNYLDIFLENKNTILLNLYDKLKKLTDRNEKVIHFDNTTVYFESFSRSGIRNKGFSKDGKHNEDQIVIAMATDNNGIPFHYKVFPGNTADSQTLITFLVEMKKIYNIKDVVVIADRGLSQSANIRFLEQKGYKFIFQKRIDNLNAESRNFIVQDKDYMCINNIFSKERIIESSWNKKRFNGNYRKQIVYFSPSKETLDKVKRKNLIDRINKKSIGGTICLSDLVPEYKRKYMDVDGVTVGRLNYDKIKKIADQDGFYMIETNILDLSAEKANEIYRQQWKIEEGFRILKSSLEIRPIFVHKEEHILAHVFLCFLSLVVLKYSIFKLKKFYETNGEIQKITINKFIDALKLITITQKIVNDEVVSEITNNLDPSHKELNKIYSDFYNILDK
- a CDS encoding YitT family protein gives rise to the protein MKNNIDKNEETKEPINLQDDISHKMKINIFQKHKFWKCVKNGNKKQIIQDFSLQNNFQEWDSNHINIATEDVNFLKYKMGRYLFNNRNHKLTIPQLWQRYWRRILMIIVSAIIFNFGIQFFLLRADTIPSGLTGIPTLLTILLPILKPYFSLIYFGVNLPLFILYWRKIKKSFLYLTLFFMISQILVNLVFTIPEVHDFFMSKINFVPDGFKDSFTVGERVISQKEAWYQEGQTWPILLYGTIGSFFIGIGIAISWKAGGSTGGTDIVAYYFSTKSKKSIGGVLTIISFVTASIFLIIYGALSPNLKHYVVSPEEITLNPNGTIDLVKFNELLKQDTKVQTQQIYFGMRELSTFTYIITTNLTVNLLYPKYKKTSLVIVSSDPKQIMAYFKLINYWHSYRITRFKSGYTGEYSYKIETVILYLEAKSLIHDLKLIDPNIWISINVIDGIVGKFNTQYVEQ